GCGGTAAATCTCTGTTGCGCGAAGAAGTCACCGAAGCTGACATTGCCGAAATTATCTCCAAGTGGACGGGTATTCCGGTGAGCAGACTGGTTGAATCGGAAATGCAAAAACTCTTGCATCTGGAAGAAGAGCTACATAAACGTGTGATTGGTCAGGACGAAGCTGTAAGATCTGTTGCCGATGCAATTCAACGTTCCCGTGCTGGGTTGGCAGACCCGAATCGTCCCATTGCTAGCTTTATTTTCTTAGGCCCGACCGGGGTGGGAAAAACAGAACTGGCAAAAGCTTTAGCGGAATATCTGTTTGATACCGAAGATGCACTGGTGCGGATCGATATGTCCGAATACATGGAGAAACACGCTGTTGCCCGTCTCATTGGTGCGCCTCCAGGTTACGTGGGCTATGAAGAAGGCGGACAACTCACCGAAGCGATTCGCCGCCGACCTTATTCTGTAATTCTGTTTGACGAAATTGAGAAAGCTCATCCTGATGTATTCAACGTCCTGCTGCAAATCCTGGATGATGGCCGCTTAACTGATTCTCAGGGACGCACAGTAGATTTTAAAAATACGATCGCGATTATGACCAGCAATATTGGTTCAATATACATTTTGGATGTGGCAGGAGACGATAGCAAGTACGAACAAATGCGCGATCGCGTCATGGAAGCAGTGCGAGAAAGTTTCCGCCCCGAATTTCTCAACCGCATTGATGAAATCATTATTTTCCACAGCTTGCGGAAGGACGAGTTGCGCGAAATTGTCAAACTACAAGTGCAGCGTTTAGAGGAGCGACTGCGCGAGCGTAAACTCTCGCTCAAAATCTCCGACCAGGCTCTCGATTGGATTGTTCAGGTCGGTTATGACCCAGTTTACGGTGCTCGTCCCCTGAAGCGGGCGATTCAGCGAGAACTAGAAACTCCGATTGCCAAAGCGATTCTACGCGGCGAGTTCCACGAAGGCGACACAATCTACGTCCATGTGGAACACGAACGACTGGTGTTGAAGGGCTTATCACCTGAACTGGTCAATGCTTAGAGGGGGCAGAGGAGTACAAGGGAGAGATAACTCTTGGAAAGACTTGGGTTAATCGCGTTTCTCTTTCAAGATTTAACAACATATCAAAACATTTTTGGAAAAGCTATGACTTCCGAAGATTTTAGAGAAACCAGAACAAATTCAGCATTGCCAATTGTCTTAGGTGTTTTGATGATTCTGCTGGGAATTGCAGCGATCGCAGAACCATTTATTGCCACTATTGCCATCACAATCGTATTCTCCTGGACTTTAATTATTGCTGGTATCGTCCGAATTGTTCATGCATTTCAATCACGTCACAAACGAGGCTTCTGGACAACACTAGTAGTTGGTATTCTATACGTAATTGGTGGGATTTTGTTGATTAACAACATCTTTGGTGCTGCGCTCTCTCTCACCTTAGCTTTTGGATTTATCATTTTTATTGAGGGTGTATTGGAGGTGATTGCAGCATTTGAAATGCGTCGAGATCCAAACTGGGGTTGGGTACTATTTAGCGGTATCATGGCTATTATTCTAGGGATTTTTATTTTGTATCAATGGCCTGTCAGCGCAGTTTGGGTATTGGGAGTATTTGTAGGGATTAATTTTTTGTTGACGGGCCTTTGGATGATCATGCTTTCATTAGCTTCTCGTAGTCTTCCTGACTATAGGGCAAGAGGTTAGGATTCAGGTGTAATATTGCGGAAGTAAAGAAGGGTGAGACTGATAATTATTGGAGTCAGCAATTAGAGCTTGTGCAAAAAAATCAATTCCCTCCGACCTTGACGACGGCACGGCAGTCGCGCGGCTGTCGGCAGAGCCGCCCAACGCGCTGCCTCAAGTCTGCACCACCATCAGTAAATTAGCAGTGTGTTGAAACCGCTCCATCGAACGGGAACCACCATTAACCTTGCGTTTCGTGACAGCCAAACGTAGCGAACGTTCAGCCTGATTGTTATCAGGGGGAACTTCAGGGTTGTCAAGAAAATACCACCATTGAGCGGCTTTATCACGTAAAGAACGTAAAAGCTGGCCGGCGGTAGCTCCAGCTAAGTCAATCCATTGATCAATTGAGGAATGCAACTTAGCTTTGAATTTATTGACCCAATCATTGTAACTGGCGCATTCAAGAGTCTGGAATCGAATTGCACTAAGAAAAGCTATAAGCCATACACAACAAGGGATACAGCTTTTAATGTTAGAGAGCGCAGTAATGGGATGATCCAAGCGATGCCTTCTCCTGTCGGAGACGCTGCGCGGCGGCCCTCGACTACGCCGCGCAGAACATCCGCGTCAACGCCGTCTGTCCCGGCTACATCGACACTCCGATGATGGGTCGCTTTACCAGCGGCACGGACGAGGGGCGCGCGAAGGTAATCGCGGAGGAGCTAGTCGGACGGATGGGCAAGCCCGAGGAGATCGCCCATCCCGTCCGACTGGCTGTGCTCGGACGCGGCTGCCTTCGTCGTTGGGCACGCTATGGTCATCGACGGCGGCCAAACGGTGCAGTGATGTTCGGGGCCAGCGTGATGCCGTTGCAGTGAACGCGACGGGCTTAACGCAGTTACCGCGATTTCTATGGACAAGGAAGTCTTCGAGAAGAAATGACGCCCGAGCGAAGGTGCTTCTGCGCCTTTGGTGGGTGCAGACCGTGAGAAGAGTCGGTGCGAAAAACCTAGAGTGGCAAAGCTAGCTAGAGCAAAAACTTAAACCTAGTAAATTCGTTATTATTGAAAATTTTGGTTTACCTATTTACGCCTATTTCAATCATTAAAAATCTACTCTAGTAAGTTTTACCGCTCTAGAGAATACATTTCTATCTCAGCCCATCCGTGACAGGTTAAGAAAAAGCTCATTTTGTCAATCAGCTAAAATACTCAAAAAGCTCTTTCAGCAATTAAAAGCTTTATTAACTCCAGCTATTTTTGCTCAAGAAAAATACTACAAGCAATTAGGATTACGAGATAGAATTATTAATCTATCCATGATGGTAGCAGCCGTATTAACTTTATTATGGCGGCAAGTTCCGGGGGTACAAGAATTAACAAAGCTTTTGGCAAGAGAAGATGTATTATGGTGTCGTGCCACACAGGTTGCTCAACAATCTCTTTCCCAAAGATTTTTAGTATTTCCGGCAGAACTATTTGAGCGAGTCTTTAAAGATTTATTACCTCAGTTACAAATCAATTGGCAACAAAGACTCAAACGGCCACTACCCGATAGTATTAAATTTGCACTGAATAATTTTGAACGAATCTGGATAGCTGACGGCTCTACATTAGAAGCATTATTCCGTAAGCTTAAAAGCCTAGAAGATGCTAAAGTAGGTCAGTTGGCGGGGAGAATTTGTACAGTTATTGATTTGGTCAGTCGTTTACCAATAGAAGTTTGGTTTCACACTAATCCTGCTGCATCAGAGACTAATTTTGAAGTTCCATTATGAAATTTACTACAGCCTAAAACTCTAGTATTACTTGATAGAGGCTTTTATCACTTTCAATTTTTCCAACAACTTATTGACCAAGAAGTTCATTTCATTACTCGTCTAAAAGCTAAAGCCTCTATTAAATATTTAAAAATTTTTAGTTATGACTATGGAGTTAAAGACCGATTAATTCAACTTGGCACTGTCAGGCGTGGTGCGCCTGTTCTTACTTTACGCCTAATTGAAATAAAAATTGAGCAGACTACCTATTCTTATATTACTTCTGTCCTTGACCCACATATTTTACCTCCCTATGCCGTCGCTGATTTATATCGCCGTAGATGGAGAATTGAAGAGGCTTTTCACACTGTAAAAAGATTACTTGGTTTATCTTATTTATGGACTGGTTCTATTAATGGTATCAAGTTACAAGTCTGGGCAACTTGGTTATTTTATGCTGTATTAGTTGATTTGGGTGATGCTGTTGCTGACGAATTATCTTTACCATTTGACCGCATTTCTTTGGAAATGATTTATCGCGGACTTTATCATTTTAGTGTTGCCTATGACAAAGGTAAGGCTGATGATCCAATTAAATACTTTGCTGCAAAAGAGAATCAAGATTTAGGAGTAGTTAAAGCTCTACGAAAACCAGTCACCAAGCTGAATCTAGCCCCTTTTTTCGCACCCCCTTGACAAAAGTGCAATTATCTTAACCTCTTACGGGTGATGTCGGGGTGTGGATAATTCTAGTTCCCAGTAAAATGCTTCCATTTCATACACCGCACGATGACCTGAGCGTTTTTCTACTTGGGAATGTTTTGGGTATTTTTTAATCTCGTTTATGAATGTTTTATAGCTAGGAATTTGGTCATCGCCAATCCCAGCTTTGGAACAACTGTGAACAAATGAAGCGTAAACAGCTTGTTTAGTTTTTTGCTTTTTGTTCTCATATTCTTCAGTAATAAATTTTGATAAAATTTCTATAATATGTTGAGGTAGCTTTCGATTATGATTATAGGACTTACGCATCAAGTACGAAATGTAGGGGCAATTCATGAATTGCCCCTACGGAAAATCAAGGCTTTCACTGCCTTTTTGCGTAAGTCCTGGATTACCTTTACGGTGATTTAAGGATATTAGCCCAAGATAGCCATAACCGTACTTCTCTTGTGCTTGGTAATAATTCTCTCTGTTCAGGCTGCTCTGGTGTCCCAACGCGCCTAAAGGACGCAGCGAGCGCCGTCTGCGGGTATTTTGAGACTGATGAGGTAGTCGGCGACGATGTCGTTGACACAAGCATTGCCGCCGATGAGGGCTACACCGTGCTGTTCGCCCTCGACAGTCAGCAGGCTCGCGCCGAGCGTCTTGGCGAGGCTGATGCCGCCCTCGTGCGGGGTAGCCGGATCGCCGGTGACCGACACGACCAAGGTTTTAGGGAGTCCTTTGATGTTCTGGGCGTAGGGGTAGCCGAGGGTGGGTTTCACGCGCCAATGCTCACAGAGGTCACGGGCGTTGACGGGTCGGCCAGTGTCCAGGAAGGGCGCAACCTTGAAAATGTCGCGCGTCATCGCGCTCTCCTGCTCGGGCGTGTGGCGTTCCTCGTCGAGGCAGTTAATGGCCACCAGGGACTCGTAGTTATTGCCGTAGCTACCGTCGGCATTGCGCTGGCTGAGGATGTCGCGCAAGAACAGCAGGGTTTTACCGCTTCCGGCCTTGAGTTCGGTGATGGCTAGAATCACCGTAGGCCAGGCCTCATCGTCGTAAAGCCCAGTGGTCACGCCGTCAATTACGGCGGTGTAAGTGACCTTGCGTCCGTCTGCGGTAATGATCGGTTTATCAATCAGTGGCTGCACGATCTGCTGGAAGGCGGCGTTAGCTTGCTTGGGATCGGTGCCGAGCGGACAAGTCGGGGTTTTAGCGCAGAAGGCCGCCATGTTGTCGAAGGCACGCTGGAAACCCGCGAACTGGACGAGGCGACGCTCGGTGGTGCCGGTGGTGGGGTCGACCGCGCCATCGAGCACCATGGCCCGCACGTTCTGCGGGAAGGTTTCGGCGTAGATCGCGCCGAGCCGGGTACCGTAGCTGGCGCCGAAAAAGGAGAGCTTGTCATCGCCGAGCACCGCGCGGAGTACGTCCATGTCACGGGCGACATCGCGCGTGCCGACGTGAGCCAGCACGTCCTCACCCCCGGAACGCTCGGCACATTTTTGGTACAACTGACGGGTCTCGTGGTCGGTGTAGTCCTTGCCCCCGGAGTTGATCGAGTTGACCAACTTGTCGGCCTCTCGTTCGGCATCGGTGAAGCAGTCTATGGCTGGTGTCGAGGCCGCAACCCCGCGTGGGTCGAACCCGATCAGGTCAAACTGCTTAGTGATCGGACTGTCGGCCAATTTTTCTGCCACCTCGACCGCGTAGCTCATCCCAGAGGCGCCGGGGCCGCCTGGGTTGAGCAGCAGGGAGCCGATTCGTTTGCTCGGCTTGCCCTTTGCCGATACGCGCAGCAGTGCAATCTGCGCGGTTCGCCCGCCGGGGTTCTGGTAGTCGAGCGGCACCTCAAGCCGGGCGCATTTGAAGGTGTCGTTGGCGAAGTCCTTAGCGTCTTTATCCGTGGTGGCGTAGCCCTCGCACGAGCCGAAGGTCAGCTTCTGCTCGTAGAAGCGTTTGAGATCCGCAGGGATCTTTCCTCCTGGCTCTGACGGGTGCCCGAATGTGGGCTGGCCGCAGGCACTAAGAACCAGTATCATCGCCCCAATCATTAACGAGCTTCGGACGTGGGGCTTGTGAGCAAGCATGGTTCTCCTCTTAGCGGGAACGGTTGGCTCTGAGCCGTGCGTGGATAGGCCACGATCTCGCTTGTGGTTAGAAGAAATGTGAGACATGGGGATAAACTCCTTCGAGCTAGTTGTTGATGGGTTCAGGTATCAACGGGGTCATCGATGACCCCACCAAAGCGCAGACTGTAAATTAGTTTGTTAGAACTTACGCATTGACGGAAATAGAGTGGTGTGAGGCGTTACGCTTCCTCGATTAGTTCGACGTATGTTGATTTGTTTAACGCGATCACTTCGCTGGCTTCACATCCAGCCCCGTCCAATGAGCGGCAAAAGCCCACATATCCGCCGTTTCCTCAATGATCTTGTCCGTGGGCTTGCCCGCTCCATGTCCCGCCCGTGTCTCGATGCGGACAAGGTGCGGCTTGTCACCGATATCCGCCGCCTGGAGCGCGGCGACATATTTGAAGGTGTGACTCGGCACCACGCGATCGTCCGTGTCGGCAGTGGTGGCGAGGATCGCAGGATAAGCCTTGCCGGACTGGATGTTGTGATAAGGCGAATATTTCAAGAGGTTACGGAAATCCGCTTCCTGTGCCGGAGACCCATATTCGTCTAGCCATAATTTCCCGCCTGTGAACTGGTCGAAGCGGAGCATATCCATCACACCAACCTGGGGTAACGCAGCGGCGAACAGATCCGGTCGTTGATTGACCACTGCACCGATCAGGAGTCCGCCATTCGATCCGCCCTGAATCGCCAAGCCATTTTGGGGCGTGATACTCTGTGCCTTCAGATACTCGCCCGCTGCGATGAAATCATCGAAGACGTTCTGCTTCTTCTGACGACGACCCGCTTCGTGCCATGCCTTGCCATATTCGGAGCCGCCGCGAATGTTAGCGATCGCATACACTCCGCCCTGTTCGACCCACCCCAGCGGCGCTGGCAAGAACTCAGGAAGCATGGGGATGCCATAGCCTCCATAGGCATGGAGTAGGGTCGGTGCGGCTACGGTCACATCCTTGCGCCGGACGATAAACATCGGGATGCGGGTGCCATCCTTCGACTTGTAGAACCGCTGTTCGACTGCGATCCGATTGAGATCGATCGCCACCTTGGGTTTTGCCCACACCTGCGCCGTGTTGCTGGCGACATCGTATCGATAGATTACGCCTGGAGTGTTGAAGCTAGTGAAGATGAAGAAGGTTTCTGAGTCATTCGGGTCGCTCTTAAAACCGCCAGTCGTGCCGATACCCGGCAGCTTCACCATACCATCAGGCTTGCCATCCAGCGTGTAGCGTCGAACCTCCGTCTTCACATCAACCCGAGTGGAGATTAGCAGCCGTCCACTGACCAGCGACGCATTGCCCAGAACCGAATCCTGCTCCGGCACCACATCCGTGATCACCGGATCGGCAGCGGCAATGTCCATCGTCACCACCTTAAAGCGCGGCGCGTCCTGGGTGGTTCTGAGGAAGAATTTCGTCCCCACATTGCCAACGACGCTCCATTCATCGTCGAGATTATCGACCAGCTTGCGGGGTTTCCAGTCGGCGCTCTGGAGATCCACCACAGTCAGTTTGTTGCCGATCGAAGCGGGCGTGGAAACGATCGTGAGATAGCGTCCGTCGGCGGTGAGGTCAACGGTATGTACCAGAGTTGGCTGATCCGGGGTGGCATAGACCAGTCGATCCTGCGTTTGGGGTGTGCCGAGCCGATGGAAATAAACGGTTTGATTTTCTGCGCTCGCCTGGAACGTTTCACCTTGCTTCGGTTCAGGAAAGCGGGCATAGAAAAAGCCAGATCCGTCCTTGACCCAGGCGATGTTGGTCAGCCTTGCCCATTTGACTTCATCGTCCAGTAGATTGCCCGTGTCTACGTCCAGCACCCGAATCGTGCGCCAGTCGCTGCCGCCATCCTGCACTGCATAAGCCACGCGCTTACCGTCATCAGATGCTGACCATTCAGCCAACGCAGTTGCCCCGTCCTTTGCCCAACGGTTGGGATCGATTAGCACACGCCCTATGCCATCCACGCTGTCCCGGACATAGAGAACTAGTTGGTTCTGAAGTCCAGAATTATGGAGGTAGAAATACCGTTCACCCTGTTTGACCGGAATAGAAAATTGCTCATAGTTGTACAACTGCTTCAGTCGATCCTTGAAGATATCTCGACCTGGCAGCTTATCGAGATAATCATTGGTGACTTTATTCTGCGATTCGACCCAGGCAGCGACTTCCTTGTCGTTGCGAACATCGTTTTCCAGCCAGCGATAGGGGTCGGCGATCGTCTGCCCGAAAGGCTTCTCGACAACATCGACCCGCTTAGTTTCAGGATAGGCGATCGTAGGCATGATTGCTGTAGAATCCGTGCAAGCGGAGGCGAAATGGGTAGTAAAGAGTAGCGCGATCGCGAAAAGGGTTGCGCGGCGCATCGGTATCTTTATCTTTTGAAATGAGAGTCGAAATCCAAAGAGGTTGAACTCTAGTATTTCTTGTCGTGATTTTGCAGTTTTGAACATGTCATTGACCTACGTAACAAAATGGTTGACCATAACTACCTGGGTTAAACGATCGCAAGTAGATAAACAAAATTAATTACATTGTTTTGATCAAATTCTTTCAGCACCTTCTCAAGAGACTGAACTACGCTTTGCCAACTTTGATCGACACTTGCTAGTTGCCTCGCTTATACGTAACTAATTTTGATTAACCATTTAGAAGCGATTCGCCTCCAGATTGCGATCGCATCGAATCAGCCCGCGTCGATGAGCCGCTAGTTTCATCCTTGACCTCGGTTTTGATGACGAAAGCCCTTAATTCAACAATCTTGCCGCCGCGAAAGCGCCAGATGTCGCAGTACGAGTAATGAGCCGCCTTCTGGTCTTCGTCCTTCATTGTGATGTCGCCGAGTGCCGTGACGAAATCACCCTCAGCGATTAAGTTAGCAACCATAAAATTTGGCGGCTCTATGTATGTCGTTGCCATCCATTGGCGAACAGCTTCTTTTCCTTTAAGAGTTTTGTCGCCTACAAACGTCCATTCCATGTCGTCGGCGCAGAACGACAAGAATCCTTCATTGTTGCCTTGGGCGATCGCTGCGTTTGCCGCTTCTAAGATTGCTTTATTGTTCCCTGACATCTGAATCTCTCCTCTGTTCAAAGCAACAAAGTGGTGTGAGTTGTTATGCTGTTGCCCCTCACTGGTTTAATTCTAGGGACTGGTAAACGGCTTACATTGAATCGCCTTCACATTTCGTAGATAGTCCAACTGTGGCTCGAAGTCAGTCGGACAGAAGACATAAACATTGTCCTGCGACCGGCTAATGACTAAACGGTAGCTGGGTGGAATCCCTTCAGAACTTTCGATCACTTCGATTCTGGGAATCACTTGTGAACTGACTTGAGCCAGGGATGGAAAATTGAACAGTAGGAGTACGCCGAACAGAATTGCGATTGTGGTTGTGATTTTGGTTGAAAGAATCTTTCGGTTCATTAGAAATCTCCTGTGGCTTATGGTTGTGTAATGTTCTGTTGTTTCCAGGGAAGCGGGGATCGATAGGGGTTTTCGTGCATATCCAGGACTTCCCAGGTGGTTGGATTGACTCGCCCTGTAACTGGGATTCTGTATCGTCTCTGGAGATCGCGTACCGCAGACGCTGTGACCGCACCAAAGATGCCATCGACTATCGCCTCTCTTGGATTGCCTAACCTCACACCTGCGGCTCCTAAAAAGCCATTGTCTTGAAGGATGCGCTGTAACAATTGCACGTTTCTGCCGCGATCGCCTTGGCGTAAGGTAGGTAAGGTTAAATCAGTGTAGGCAGTGGCGATCAGAATGGGGGAGGTTTGTTGTGGAGGAATGCTGTGTGCGATCGCTGGATGAGTGAGTGAACCTCCGAGCAATCCTGTAGCGATCGTTATTAATCTGAAAATGGTTTGAAGTTTCATGATTGTCCTCCTGATGGATCAGTTCTAGTTAGCATCAATTTCGTGTCGGAGTTATTACTCCATCTGCTTGCTCCGATCGGTGTAGAGCAGCGCTGTCGCTGATGCGAAACTCACGGAACAATTGCAGTAACGCGGATTTCAATCCGCATCGTTGGCAGCCCAAGAGCCGCGACACCTACCTCTGTCCAAATTGGGGCATGGTTGGGCATGTAATGACGAAATAGCTTGATTATCACATCGTTAACCTCTGGAAGAAACCCTCCAACATGGTAAGAATTGATGTGGACAACATGCTCCCAGGCAGCACCAGCAGTCGCCAGGGTTCGCTCTACGTTCCGAAACGCCTGAGCAATTTCATCCGCGAGCGATTCGGGAATTTGCAGATTGTCATCCACCCCGCCTTGACCTGATGTCTCTACTCGATCGCCAATTTTTACCGCTTACGAGTAATGCAATTCATTCAGCAGGTATTCCCCATAACCTGGAGTGACAAAAAACTTGGGCTTATTCATGGTGTTCTTTCTTCTGATTTAGATACTAATGTTCAGGATTTCGCCATGTAATCACAATGATTTCTGCAAATATTAAGACGACTGATAGCCTCGAAAACGCTCCTAAAATGGCTTCCATTGTCCAGTTCTGACTCTGAAGCTCCCAGACCGTCACAATAATGTTCACTCCAATCCCCAACCAGGGTATAATGATCGCTGAATTCCGTCTGCGATAGAAGCGGAGCGTCGCCTCCCGCCAAAAAGGGAAGGTACTGAAGAGACAAACAAGGTAGGACGCTCCTGCACTGGCGAACAAGCTTCTTTGAAGACCCGAAGGCAGGTTTGGGTATCCAAGTGCGATCGCACTCAGGCAAACTCCGAGCGCGAGGTACAGAAAAGTAAACAAGGTAAATCGTTTCATTATTTCTTCTCCGGTGAAGCTTATTCTCTGTACCACACACGCACACATTGAAAGCAATTGACTGTAACGCCCTGGCTGATCATCACTGCGTAGACCCCATTACTGACTGTCACGCCGTAGACACCATCACTTGTGCTTTTCAAGCTATCTGGTAAAACAACGGTTTCAACATTGATCACCTGTATCGTTGTATTTTCAATCCACTGATTGACCTCACT
Above is a window of Nostoc sp. UHCC 0702 DNA encoding:
- a CDS encoding HdeD family acid-resistance protein, with translation MTSEDFRETRTNSALPIVLGVLMILLGIAAIAEPFIATIAITIVFSWTLIIAGIVRIVHAFQSRHKRGFWTTLVVGILYVIGGILLINNIFGAALSLTLAFGFIIFIEGVLEVIAAFEMRRDPNWGWVLFSGIMAIILGIFILYQWPVSAVWVLGVFVGINFLLTGLWMIMLSLASRSLPDYRARG
- a CDS encoding S9 family peptidase; amino-acid sequence: MFKTAKSRQEILEFNLFGFRLSFQKIKIPMRRATLFAIALLFTTHFASACTDSTAIMPTIAYPETKRVDVVEKPFGQTIADPYRWLENDVRNDKEVAAWVESQNKVTNDYLDKLPGRDIFKDRLKQLYNYEQFSIPVKQGERYFYLHNSGLQNQLVLYVRDSVDGIGRVLIDPNRWAKDGATALAEWSASDDGKRVAYAVQDGGSDWRTIRVLDVDTGNLLDDEVKWARLTNIAWVKDGSGFFYARFPEPKQGETFQASAENQTVYFHRLGTPQTQDRLVYATPDQPTLVHTVDLTADGRYLTIVSTPASIGNKLTVVDLQSADWKPRKLVDNLDDEWSVVGNVGTKFFLRTTQDAPRFKVVTMDIAAADPVITDVVPEQDSVLGNASLVSGRLLISTRVDVKTEVRRYTLDGKPDGMVKLPGIGTTGGFKSDPNDSETFFIFTSFNTPGVIYRYDVASNTAQVWAKPKVAIDLNRIAVEQRFYKSKDGTRIPMFIVRRKDVTVAAPTLLHAYGGYGIPMLPEFLPAPLGWVEQGGVYAIANIRGGSEYGKAWHEAGRRQKKQNVFDDFIAAGEYLKAQSITPQNGLAIQGGSNGGLLIGAVVNQRPDLFAAALPQVGVMDMLRFDQFTGGKLWLDEYGSPAQEADFRNLLKYSPYHNIQSGKAYPAILATTADTDDRVVPSHTFKYVAALQAADIGDKPHLVRIETRAGHGAGKPTDKIIEETADMWAFAAHWTGLDVKPAK
- a CDS encoding alpha/beta fold hydrolase, translated to MSHISSNHKRDRGLSTHGSEPTVPAKRRTMLAHKPHVRSSLMIGAMILVLSACGQPTFGHPSEPGGKIPADLKRFYEQKLTFGSCEGYATTDKDAKDFANDTFKCARLEVPLDYQNPGGRTAQIALLRVSAKGKPSKRIGSLLLNPGGPGASGMSYAVEVAEKLADSPITKQFDLIGFDPRGVAASTPAIDCFTDAEREADKLVNSINSGGKDYTDHETRQLYQKCAERSGGEDVLAHVGTRDVARDMDVLRAVLGDDKLSFFGASYGTRLGAIYAETFPQNVRAMVLDGAVDPTTGTTERRLVQFAGFQRAFDNMAAFCAKTPTCPLGTDPKQANAAFQQIVQPLIDKPIITADGRKVTYTAVIDGVTTGLYDDEAWPTVILAITELKAGSGKTLLFLRDILSQRNADGSYGNNYESLVAINCLDEERHTPEQESAMTRDIFKVAPFLDTGRPVNARDLCEHWRVKPTLGYPYAQNIKGLPKTLVVSVTGDPATPHEGGISLAKTLGASLLTVEGEQHGVALIGGNACVNDIVADYLISLKIPADGARCVL
- a CDS encoding peptidoglycan-binding protein — encoded protein: MKLQTIFRLITIATGLLGGSLTHPAIAHSIPPQQTSPILIATAYTDLTLPTLRQGDRGRNVQLLQRILQDNGFLGAAGVRLGNPREAIVDGIFGAVTASAVRDLQRRYRIPVTGRVNPTTWEVLDMHENPYRSPLPWKQQNITQP
- a CDS encoding nuclear transport factor 2 family protein, whose protein sequence is MSGNNKAILEAANAAIAQGNNEGFLSFCADDMEWTFVGDKTLKGKEAVRQWMATTYIEPPNFMVANLIAEGDFVTALGDITMKDEDQKAAHYSYCDIWRFRGGKIVELRAFVIKTEVKDETSGSSTRADSMRSQSGGESLLNG